GGTTGGGGTTCCTTCCCCAGAGTTATTTCTCGGGGTACTTTCCCAGCACAGCGAAGAGCTTCCTTCTTTGCCAGACTCTCCAGGAAGCTTTGACTCAGGTCTCGCCAGGAGTCTGCAGTGTCTGGCTTCCTTTCCACACTAGAGGCAGAGAGGCCTTGCCCCAGCGTGGGAGCCATGCAGGACACCAAGTGCTCCCATGAAacagcctcctcatcctgttccCATGCGGCCTTTGTCTCGTGCTGACGTGCCCCAGGCGCTTAGTAAACAAGTACTTGTGGATGGGCAGGACTGACTGCATGCAGGCTCTGATGgttttacctttttgttttttcaactgGGCTCCTGGCAGGCAGCATCTGTGAGTAAGCTCAGGGCCGTCAGTGCTCAATCTTTGGCTGCATATTGGGACTGGTCCCATCCCTGCGGCCTTGGGACGGTCACttgcctccctgggcctcggttttctcatcctTCACCTGGGGATTGCATGCAGTGGTTGTCACGCATGTCTCCTTCCTTGCGTCCCCCGCAGCCCTTTGATGGGTCCTGGGGTGATTTGCAAGCACTGACTTCCCTGGTCACCGTGGGAGCTGCTTGAGGGCAGCGGGAATATGAGCTCTTTGTCCCGGGGAGCCTGGCATATGCAGAGCGCCCACAGAGCTCCCCGGTCGCCCTTGTCCTGCTTGGCCAGACCCCAGAGTCTTGCTTTCCGGGTGAACATTGACAGGAGGCGGGGACAGGTGGTGGGGGTTGGGTATGACTCCAGGGCAGGCGTCCCCACAGTTGTTCAGCGTGAGCTCCTTGTTCCTGTCTCAAGTTTCATGCAACTTTTGATCCTTGCCCTGGACAAAGTCCCTTTATATCTGGATGTTGTCGTGACAATTGGTTTTACAATTACTAGTAAGTAGGAAAGAATGGATCATGATGACAAAATTATCTGTACATTGCATTCTAAATTTAAGAAATGTCTATGCATTGGGAAAACactataaagaattttatttcagtgGTTGTCTCCGGGTCTTGGTATTACAAGAGATTTTTGATCTGTCTATTTTTTGGCGTTTTCTATGGTCAGCATGTGCTATCTATATAATATGAGCTAttaaaattactataaataatCAGTAGCTGTTTAGTAGGGGTTAATATGTGCTCCACGCTGCAAGAACTTGCCATTACAGTCTTATTTACTCCTCGCTATGAACCTGtgagatctttttttaaatacagatgtgaacctgttttattttattgtggtgaaatatatGTAAGACTTaccttttaaaccatttttaagttctGTGAAGTATATTCACTGtgagatcctttttttttaaccctttattttataaatgaggaagctgaggcttagaggaaCAAAgctgcctaaggtcacagagaGTAAGTAGTTCCAGAGATGGGAAGTGGACCCGGGGTGCTGGGACTCAGAAACCTGGCATCTGGCTTGTGGCTGCTGGAGTCCGTGATGACTCACCCTGCCCCGTGCCCATCGCTTGTTTGCAGAAAGCCACCCCTTGAGTGTGTGTCTCTCCGTGAAAGCTCTAGTGCTGGCCTTTGTTTATTTACAGGGAGGTGGGCGGTCAG
This Camelus ferus isolate YT-003-E chromosome 10, BCGSAC_Cfer_1.0, whole genome shotgun sequence DNA region includes the following protein-coding sequences:
- the SMCO4 gene encoding single-pass membrane and coiled-coil domain-containing protein 4 isoform X4; its protein translation is MSSLSRGAWHMQSAHRAPRSPLSCLARPQSLAFRVNIDRRRGQVVGVGYDSRAGVPTVVQRELLVPVSSFMQLLILALDKVPLYLDVVVTIGFTITRITQVTFPGNQFAEAIETAALEVEEKAPDSTAPRPEHLHRAQK